From the Lolium rigidum isolate FL_2022 chromosome 2, APGP_CSIRO_Lrig_0.1, whole genome shotgun sequence genome, one window contains:
- the LOC124690844 gene encoding uncharacterized protein LOC124690844, translated as MGDLQRTGAAPRRRAVQFRIPRRPRPVLATGAPLLPGEAPGDRKKKKMVVARLGDARRSLFGAVRRLRMRWVAAAYRRALRRLSAFYARALDDLLEGAASVSTIHAKAGADCSFATAFAPVVPVGGR; from the coding sequence ATGGGAGATCTGCAGCGCACGGGCGCCGCGCCGCGGCGACGCGCCGTGCAGTTCCGGATACCGCGACGGCCTCGTCCTGTGCTGGCGACGGGCGCGCCGCTGCTGCCGGGAGAGGCGCCGGGAgatcggaagaagaagaagatggtggTAGCGCGGCTCGGCGATGCGCGGAGGAGCCTCTTCGGGGCGGTCCGGCGGCTGCGGATgcggtgggtggcggcggcgtacCGGCGGGCGCTGCGCCGGCTGAGCGCCTTCTACGCCAGGGCGCTCGATGACCTCCTGGAGGGCGCGGCGAGCGTCAGCACGATTCATGCCAAGGCTGGAGCCGACTGCTCCTTCGCCACCGCCTTCgcgcccgtcgtccccgtcggtgGACGGTAG